The Lasioglossum baleicum chromosome 15, iyLasBale1, whole genome shotgun sequence genomic interval ttcaatgttctgggctataatttggagtgctgtattttaattatattatatttcaattacacatctgattaaaatacttagtaattgaattaattgaaaggtttgaattatgtaattcagttacgacgtagttgaattacaatataattgtgtaattgaaaagTACGTTTCCGACACAAAACGGCAAATATCTCCTGAAGTATTGACATTCCGATGACCTTGGGTTTGTACTTTTATAAGTTGAATAATAAAAGAGATCGATAGGTTTAGCAAAAAAGTTGGATTGCATTAAAGAGTAAATtgcaattgcacctggcgggtgcatcggtgcatccacataaaaaataagttCATAGGAAGTTAGGACGCATTATGACGTatcatatttttctattttcacttaaaaaagagcagtaaTTTGTCCCAGTTCCCGGAATCAGCCTGTACAGTTAATTGGTGATCTATGAAAAGTAGTCACAGTTATCGATTCTACGAGAGACTCGATTTCTTCTCCCCGATATTACCCAATATGCTCCGCTTTGTTTACAGCGCAGATCCGCAATACAGCTCGGCTGTCATCAATACGAACGTGATCGTCAGCCACACGGGGGAAGTGGTGTGGCTCAGTCACGGAATCTTTCGCAGCAGCTGCGACATCGACGTCGAGTTCTTCCCCTTCGACGAGCAACGCTGTGTCCTGAAGTGGGCATCGTGGACCTACGATGGCTACCAAGTAagatacacatacacacacacacggtcAACATGCACCTCGATCTACATTCCTTAAACGAAATTGTTACAATTTCGTACACTGTTGGTTTCGAGAAAATGAATCTCGGAAGATTATTTGGATTCTCGTAGTAAGTGGTAAGGGTTGGATTGATCCGACACATTGCAGCAATTTATATTTCGCATTTCagacccgcagtctactaattactcaCCCGGGCAGGACTCGTAAGATTTTCCGGTCACGCTCGTGAATTCGTTACGCGGCCACGCCGCGGAAACTCGTGCAAGTTCGCCGGTTACTTGCCGCGTTGCACCGATGCAAATTCACCGGGGCCAGAAGTTCTTGATCGGCGGTTACGCGATTTAATCGGACAGCTTGTGCGACCTGCATCCGCGTCTCTGTTGCCCTCGATTCCCCAAACAGTTTCCTCCCTCGGGACGGCATGCAAATCGAGAAGCGATATACAGGCGAGGGCGTCCCGACGTCGTTCGGACAATAAACAATATATATGTGGGTACTGGGAACCTTGAACGCTCCACGCGATGACcaacttttttttctctttctctctccccttcacccttctctctcgcgcgctctctctctctctctcttttgcttTTCCAGTCTCTGGAAATCCTGCGATCGGCCCGCTTCCATTTCTCGAGGAACCAGCTCTCTCGGATTAGATCCGTGGGATGGTTCTCTTCTTCGTTATTGTGCTCGCTTCCTCTTAAAAATCTCGACGTTTTCTGGCTTCCTGCGGATCCACGGAATTAAAAAGCTCCTCGTCGTCAATGCGCCGCGACACGACAGCAAACTCCATTCGCTAAAGGTTCGAACCGTCAAGAGAAAGTTAGGTGAAACCGGAATTTCATCCCTGGATGACTGCTCCATCCTAAAAATGACGATTGAGTTGCTTAATTCttgcaatattaatttttcaatctcGTTCACTCTGCTCCCTTatgatagaaaatatttttcgtattaCATAAAGAGAGGTCAATGTTATTTGGAGCTTGGAGATAGTATTACAGTGGGAGATTAGACTGGCTATTTTTCGTTGTGGACCGATGTACTAGCTGTTGGATGCCAGACCAGAGCAGTATAGCGAGATTTCCGTAAAAGAGGCCGAGCTTTCGCGCGTCCAGAGACGCTTAACAGGGGCAAATCGAAAATACCGGCTCGGCAAGTCGCGAAAATGGCCCGGGCAAATCGAACAGCTTAATCCCGCATGCGAGAAGAGTTGAATGCGAGGCCGAAGCCCACCCTTTTCACCGAGTTTTTCCATTTCCTATTCCGACGTTGAATACATTTTGCGTTTTTGTCGTCTAAAACGATGGGAATACGATTCCGGGATTAGGCGCTACCGAAATATCTATCTTCGAATGATCTTGCGACACCCATTGTGTCCGGTGACGTATAGAGacgtatgaaatattaaaaaactcgTCTTAGTAATCATGCGCGCTAATTTCTACTGTATCGAATCATAAGATCAGAGATTGTCTCTGAAAATCTTTCAAATACAATTAAAATGAATGAACAAGCACGTTTCCTCCTGGTCGAAGAATACAGTACATAATCTTCTAAAACATTGTCAAGGTTTGCGACTTGTTAACCGAGGAGAACGAGCGAACTCAGTATGTTGACACAATATGAATTAGTGTCAACAGATTCTGGAACAGCCGACAAGAAAACGACAGTTCCCATTCGCAGAGGTTCGTAAAGCGAATCGTTCGTAAACATTGAAGCGACGCGACGGTAGAATTCCGCGGATATTTTTCAGTGGTGTGTGCGGGGCATCTGCCAATTTATTTTACGCTCGGAAACTGTTCAGTCCGGTCCTTCGAAAGCCATCCACGTTAACAGGCGACCGTAGCACGTAAAACGTAAAACGGAAGCGTCCTCCGTCGCTGGTAATCCGTCCGGCGGATAGAAGTATCCCATTTCCGCTGTCCCGACGCGTCAAACACGGTTTCCCGACCGCTGCGTTTTTCCTGTCCGACACCTACCCACCCAGCTACGGCTTGTCCCAGCGAGACAGTACCCGGTGCACCTATCCGACAACGTTGACACGTAATCGGTTCCCGTACCCGCTGCCGGGATTCTAACTCGAGGAGGCGGTTTAACACTTTTAATCCGAGACTGGTATGGCACGGGACGTCCGGTAATTGTCCGTGGTCACGAACGCGGGCGTTTACCACGATTCGACTGAAATTAATCCTAACGCTGTGTGCTTGGATACCGGTTCTTCAAATATGTAGTCCGACAGTAACGACTCAGCAATGATAGACCACGATTTTTTAGCTTTCACGTCAGTCcacaaattatttaaattttgtggaattttgtggaaaaacgaatttttcttccggTCTGAAATATTCctattttctatgattttcttaattttatcgatataaaactgatatcacacctcgtacaatactctcagcagtttattaaaataataaaaacgtttagtaatttgttgaatacaaatttaataatgcaacgaatattttgaataatggtacaaaaattattaaatcgaaATTTAATAACTGTATGGCTTTTGCAGCTCGAATTGGACAAACAGAGCGAGCAAGGAGACGTCAGTAATTACCAAGCAAACGGCGAGTTCGATTTAGTCGATTTCTCCGCTCGGAGGAACGTCGAGTACTATTCCTGCTGCCCGGAGCCTTATCCCGACATCACCTACGAGATCCGACTGCGGCGACGTCCGATGTTCTACGTGTTTAACTTGATCCTGCCCTGCATACTCATCAACGGTGTCGGTGAGTCCTGAAAGTTAGCTGAATAAGTATCATACAATCACAGGACGAGCACCCTTTCCCTCTTCGTCGTTCtttttattaaagtagagctatCTCCCGCGTCATCCGCGATAGATGCAATCTTCTTTGTAAGAGAGTCGAGTGTCCTTATTCGTATCTCTGAtggaaatttcattaaaaactcTCGAATGCGtgtagagagaaaaaaaaatgggaaGTATAGCTGCCTTACAGAATTTCTTCTGCCCCGTCGCGAATCTTACTAAATAGCTACTTCATGATGGATGGCCCTTTGGATTAGGGCACGGTCTCGCGCAAGCTCcttctgcatttatttatttatgtagtcGTCAGACTGCGGCTCTTGGTGCcacataaaattttattaaagccGTTCATTCATTTTGTTTTCGAATACTGCAACTGAACCATTTTTGATCATCGAAACGACAGAAAAGTAATACATTCTTTCGTTGGCAAGTAATTAAAGTATTGACTGCTAGAGatacatttttgtttaaattttgtTCGACTTTAACCGCGCATAAGAATTCACAGAATGCATAGAACTGATTTGAATACTTCATCGTTGAATTCATTGCGGATTCCTGATATGTTCCATAAAAATGCTCACGTGCCGTGATCTttgcattttatattttaatacgctCGATATAAATGCCTACGTACTACATACTTGTATTTCATATTCCAATATGCTAAATATAAACGCTCAGATACGggaattttgcatttttatgtGTCTGATATAAATgcaaaattctataaaaattctaAGATCctccggaaaaatggaaattccaTTGCGACGGGTCAAACGCTTATCATACCCGCCTTCGAAGGGTCAAACTCGATCCAACAACTATCAGATTTCATTATcctaaataaaatatacaaaattctaATCAGTAGCTTAGAAAAAAAATGCCGAGACTCCGTGGCTAGTCTGATAATGGtacaatcaatatttcaatttcttgGGAAGTGGGTTCTGTAAAAAGCCCCATGATTAAACTCGCTTAACGAAAAAGGTTCGCGGTTGTCCTTCCGCGGGGAGAAAAATTTATGCGGAACTTTCTTCGTGGTCCTTCggtcccctccttttatttcttCGCGCGCCATGCACCGAACTTCTCGGGGAATGCCTTCTGTTCGATATTCCACGGCGGGAATGGGGGGCCATCGGGCGAAGGGAAAACTTTCTCAGCCGATCTGTTCTCCCCGACGGTTTATTCAGCGCTGTTGGTATTCTACGTGCCGTCGGAATCGGGGGAGAAAGTCACCCTCGGGATTTCGGCGTTGCTGTCGATGACTGTCTTCCTGATGACCATACGCGAGACTTTGCCGCCTACTGAGAAGACACCACTCATCAGTGAGTATAATACAATCTGTAGAGTCGCTTGGAATTGCTGCTGTAATCGCAATTATTCGCTTATTTGCAAAACTTCTCAACCTGGTAATAATAGAGGCTTCACACTTTCGAACGAGCCTAAGTACATCGTTGTACAATTCTTTTTCGCGAAGTTACGCAAAGTGAAAGGTTACGGATAATTACAGGGAACAACGCAATAATCAGTTCTCGgtcaattttttcaacttaacagcgttaaaaaattttcaatatttctcttTTCGTCTGAAGCTCCTATTTCTGCCGGGAAAAGTGTACAAACGTTCACAGTGGAAGGAATGGGCGCCCAGAGCGCGGCCATTATCTGGATTCATTGGAACGTGAACCTCTTTCccggatatatttttatttacaccgtTTTCTGTTCGAATGGAAAGAGCTCCGAGCGAAATAATCAGCGGCTCCAGCTCCAGATATAACGAGAAACGAACCGATACAAGGATTCCACGGGCGGCTGGCGTAACCGCGTTGATTGAAAATTCCCAGGTGTCCCGTTCGAGAGTTCTCCGATGACCTGGACAGTCAGGATCACTTTCAAGAAGTGTCTCGCGTGGCTACACTGGTCCACAGAAACTCTGTAATTGCAACGGCGAATTAATTTATGCAAGCAAGGTTCTACGGTGCTCTCGAAATTAGTTCCGGTTAACTGAGGATTTAAGGAGGACCATCATCGTCTGTACATGTTCCAGGTCTCTATTATGGGGTCAGCATATGCTTGGTGTCGTTCGCTTCTGGACTCGCCGTGGTCACGTTGAATCTTCACCATAGAGGTGTACGAGGCACCAGGGTGCCCGCCATTGTCAGGTCTTTGGTCCTCGACAAACTCGCCAGAGTGGTTTTCCTCAATTTCCAAGAAGAGAAGAGACCGGTAACGTATCCTGCTTCAAGGTAGACTGGTTTACCTTTGCTGATTTTATCAGTTCGTCCATAGCCTTGGATTAGCCTAGAAACCGTGATGAACTTCAAGCAAAAAAATTTTGGAGGCAATTTCAGAGGTTAAATGTTGATAAAATTCGTCAAACGAACCTCGAACTTGCTTTCAGGAGCAGATGGACCCTCCTCGGAGAAGGAACAACTGTCCACTGCACTGCAAACCGGAAGTGTCGCAACCACAGTCGTCGCCTAAGTTCATGAGCAAACGCGaggacagcagcagcagcagtccgAGTTTGGGTGAGTCCTCGAACCGTAACTGAACTTGAACCGAGAACACGTTCCGCGTCTGCTTCGCAATAAATTAAGAGGCAAACAAAAAACCTGCAGATCTCGGGAAAGAGGGCGGCCTTGAGGCGCAATGGTCCCGGGTGCTGGGAAGAGTGCACGCGACCATAGACAGAAATGAGAGACGGCTGACGGAGCAGGACCGAAGAGAGAGAACCGAGCTGGATTGGAAACAGGTCGCTCTAGTCAGCGACCGGGCTCTGCTCTGTGTTTTTTTCCTGACGACCATTGTCAGCACCACTGTCATCCTATGCGGCTCGCCGCCGACCACGAACATTGCCAAAGAGGGCTGAGACAATGGCCGCTCGACCGGGAACTAGGACTAATTAAGGATCGAATTAACGCGTTATCGACGGAGCTGGACCGCTGGCTACTTACACCTGATAGGGAATGATCACCtagaaaattataaaactttGGGAATAGAAATACTGTTTAATTTCACCATAAGATTTATTCTATTCCTTATAGTTACAAAGTACGATCGAcaaagtttcataattttctgaatttcttaTTAGGAGATCCTCCCTCCTGAATGAGAATATACATAGAAACAATAATACAACAATTATCAATGAAATGCAACGACAGAATAGCTAGACACATCCTTGCGTCAACTGTAACATATGACAATACTCGTCGTCTCCGTCGATAGGGTGTTGAGGTCtgtctctcttccttttttatATGGCAAAAGGCGAACGAGGTACATTCTGTAAATacacacgcatcgaaagaaaGTATGGAAGAGCGAGAGCTGTTGTCATACTTTTATTTAATACTAGGCTTACGGGACGCGTTCTAATATTTCCagtttacgattattgagattgtaaagatgcatccatgaggaattattcaactattttatttcctcgaataaatatATTCCcgttatttttatgaaatattgtacttttagtgctccgtaaacctagtgttagtCCATTGGGTGTAAGTGTTCTAGGGGTGAAATGTATGGTCTAATAACGAACTCCCTTCTCTGTGTTAATCTTAAGGATAATGTACCTTTACTATAAatatttgttataaatacatGTGTGGGTATATTATAAAAACTTTGAGTGGTTTAGAGAAATATTTTAGTAGTAGTCAGGTACAGGTGCACAGGCTATCTTCACAAAGTCCTCGTATTTTACTTGTCCATTTAGTGAGACATTAGCTTCCCGAAAGATTTGTTCCACTGTAAAATACTTGTATTAGTTGTTAAGTTCAATTGTTTTgaattgttttttttaatattatgtgCGACCTTCTTTGTTGCTCAGTTGTTCACCCCAATGAAGCAGCATGTGGGCCAGCTGCCGGGCAGGTATGGTACCATTTCTAGACTTGTCCGCAGCTTGAAAGGCCTGTATCACTTCCTTCGGAAGATCCTCTGCTCTAGTCTGTAGATGCATGACCTCCAAGAAATCAGCGAACGACATCTTGCCACCTAGAAACCTTGCTTTAGTTGCCTCCCTCCATTGTAAGTCCTTCTAATTAATTTATGATAATTCATACCCTtgtcttttaaatatttatttaactctGCTATGGTAGGACTCAGTCCCAAGGACCTCATGATGATAGTGAGTTCATCCAAGGTTCTTATATGGCCGTTTCTTGCAAATAAATAAAAGCACTCTCTGAATTCTGTGTGCAGAAAGGAGTATATAttaatgataaaataatttatagaatttttatataattctgGCTTGGATTGTAACACGAACGAACCGTCTATGTCTTCTTCGCGGAAATAACGAGCCtaaaataataatgatttcaattataatttgttatgtatatatatttgttaTGTATAATATTTGATCATTTTATATAAATGTGTAGATATTGTAGTGTAGTAATCAGCGTTTAAATAAGTGGAGCATAATTACCataattaattgtttattacAGAACACTTATACAAGTTATAGCTTCGCTTTCTACCTGTTGTTTACGTGTCAGGTAACATTACCTCAGGTGAAGATAGGTGTGCATGGTCGACTGACCCAACTGCACCTGGTTTTCTGTTGTCGTACGGAGGCGACATCTTTCTGCGTATTCTGCTATTCTTTTGCCAGAAGAATCGGTTATCACCTGTGGTTCAGCAgactttaattaattttttaaacatgtcaaAATCGATTTTATTCTAGTTTTTCAAGTTAAATGGTATCTTTTGTATGTTGTGAACCGGAAGTCCTCCGGGACCACATTTAATTACGGTCCATTAATCTTCATTCAGAGTTTTCAACAGGccgtaaatattaattttacaattGAATCGAATTTTAAAACACCGCTACATTTAAATTTGATGTGTGGTTCCAGTTATTCCGACATTTCGAAGCCCGTTCCATTTGTTTCTTCAGCATCTGTGAACCGGAAGTAGGTACGCAACAACTCCTCTCGTTAAGCAAAACAAcaaatcgaataaattgtatatTCAATGAAAATAGTTCATTTGAGTTGAACAAATTGTATCAGTTAATTCTAAAGGGTCGAATATATTACAGAAACGTCGTTATAATCATCAAGGATTCTTACCACGAACACAACATCATTTTCCATTCCCGAAGTGCCTctacataaaagaaaaaaatcttTCCGCCACAAAGACACTGAATCATCACTGTGAAACaaagaagaaggagaaaaagAGCTATACATAACAGAAAAAACGATTACAACGTAGTATCGTTAAGGAAACATTTGCATGAACAACTTTTTATATCCGCGTCTATTCTGACCCAAGCTTTTCGAATTATCGCTTAAAAAGGCAGCAAGGTCCTGAAAGGTCTCACAATCCTCTGAACTAGCCTCTTACTCAAGCAGAATGTCTAAAAAGGTCAAGACCATAAAAAATCCGCCTCGAAAAATAGGCGATCAAGGTTGTAAAACGAATCGGGGTGCCGCAAATCGTTCGGCACCCGGCTCCACGCGTTCTGGGGTAGAAATGCACCGCCCCATGAGGCATGGCTCACCGTGTTCATCCCCTCTGTAGAGGGGGATGGTCAGAGGGGCTGGCAGAAACGGCGGAGGTTGATCGCGGTCCCTTCGATCGCCCTTCCGCTTCGGGAGAAGCGCACCTTTCCTTCGACCGACGGCTAAGGTCAAGTTACACGTGTAGGTGGGGGTCTCGAGCAAGCGTGGGTGGTAGGGTGCGAGCCAGGGTTGATGGTGGTGGAACATGTTATGGTATTGGAGAACGTCggtgcgcgtcgcgtcgcggggaAAGGACTCCTACATTGAATAAAGACAGCGTTATCAGGGGTAGCGGTGAGAGTGAGATAGAGCGAGATAGGACGAGGGAGAGAGATGAGGAGAGAGTTgataaaagggagagagagagggagagggtgcAGCGCACAGCTGGGTCGAAGGCGAGACTGGTAGGGGAAGTCGTTGTCCTCGGAGAGCGTTGGTTCGGCGCGAGTCACGAGTGATCCCGTCAGTGCGACGCGGAACGCGTTCTTGCTCGGGTTGATGCTCGTTGGGTCACCTCGGACCCATCCTGGTCTCCCCGTCTCTCTTTTTCTAATCTGTCTATTTCTCTCTGTCACCCTCTCTTTCGCTTCCTCTGACTAAAGGCAAGAGTTATTCGTTTTTCCTCGGTCTCTATCTCCCTTTGATCACGATTTGTCGAGGAGAGCGAGACAACCACGTTGTGCGCCAGGACCGCGTACATAGTAGGGTGTTTGATTGTGTGTTTGAGTGCCTCGTCGGACTCGCGCGGATCTCTGTGTGCGTGATCAGGATGCGTAGCAGTTAGTGTTGGTGCGACAGAATGCGGTACAACGACCGCATAAATGAGTAATCGAGCGAGAACCGGTCGGAAGGACGAGGATCCCGGCGGAAAGGACGCCAGCCCGTCGCAGGACTCCAGCCGCTGTGCATAGGTAGGTGTCAGATAGTACGCGAGAGCCAGCGAGCACGCGCAATATTCTACGTGCTCTCCCTCTgtatttctctctctttctttcattCTCTTTCTCACTTTCGCGCAATGGTTTTCTCTCCTTTcagttttattttctttctccctctctttccttctctttcttCGTTTCTGTCCCTCGTCCGCGGTACCGAGCACCAACTTACGCTAGCTTCCTCTTTTTTATTCCTCTCTTTGACTTTCTGTTTTTTCTGTTCTCTTTACTTTGGTATCTGTCTCCCGTTCATCAACTTACGCTAGCCTCCTCCGTTTTACTATTCTGCtcactctctccttctctttaaCTTTTTGTTCTCTTGCTTGTCTCGGTTCTCTCCGCACTGTTGGCTCTctcttctctcactctctccctcttgGTCCCCGTCTCTGGTTCGCGGGACCAACTCACGCTAGCTTCTTCTTTTCCCgtgtttttctctctctccgtttctctctctccagTGTACCTCTCCCGTCCTTCTTCACCTCGAGAGagatgtctctctttctctgtggtTCCTGCGTCCCTCGCACACATTCTCCCGTGCATATACCTGTCGAAGGCAATGGTAAGTCGCCCGAGAACCATGCCagatttctctctttctcttctgctctctctttctctttttatcTTTCTCTCCGCCTCTCCCTTTCTATCTGACTGTCTCTACGGCCTGGCGGCTTAGGGTACGTTTACACTGACGCGATTATTGTCGGTTCGCTTGGAATCGTGACACGTTGACTTTTCGGTGACGGAATCTTATGGGTTTCGTAAAGTGGTTATCTCTTTTCACATTCAGTTCTCTGTAAGAATACAAATTGGAGAACTCACGCCTTTCTCAGCTCTTGAAAAGGGATTTGTTACGTTAAATTGATTATAGGAATCTTGGAAAAACCGCGGCACATTGTTCTTTTCATTTGTGCTCGGGGCGAGCACAGTGGAATGGTAACTTCACTGTGTACAAGCTTCCGATTGTTTTATCAAGATTCAGTGCTCCAAGCAGTTTTCGATGCCATCGGCAACTACAGCTTTTGTAGCTTTCGAAGCTCTTGAAAATCGAAAGCTTCCGGGTTTATTTGGTTCGTTTAGTTTCGATTTCGTTTCGGATAGACATAGTATCGGTTCAGTAACTCGCGCGGAGAGCACAGTATGAACGTCTTCACATAGATCATTGTCCACAAGAGTATAGACAGATCAATTTATAGTGTATCAATCTATGTTCTCTCCGATATTTACGATCCGCGCGAAACGTATGACATTAAATACAAGCGTTATGGCGtcgtaaacatattttatttcggAGCGCCCTCGATGTCATACAGACATTATAGCATAATTAAATTCTTAGACAGAAGAGACTATCAACCGAACAATTGAAGTATcaatttaaaatggaaatccagtGAAAAATGAGCTAGGTTTACCCTCGCGCCTGATTCTCAACGTTCTATAACTCGGGACTTAAAGTTAAAGTTTGTTGTACTCCAAGAGCGGAAGGATGCTCCAAACGTTCGAGCGGAGGCGTGCAGCGTATTATAATTCTTACGTAACGAGACACCGTTACACCGCGTCCTGTTACACAACCATAAACATTGCTCCCGACGTTAAACTTTCCTTAGAGTCGGGAACCGGTGTAAACGCACCCTTATCGTCCGATGTACCGTGGTTAGACGCCAACAACGTTTCCACAGAGTGCGTTCAGCCAGAACTCGCTTTCTGCCTTACACCTGTTACTTTGTATGGTTCATTTTTATGTCACCTGGGTGCATGCGAAATGACTGTTCGTTTCCATTCGACCGGGGAGGGAAAACGACCACCCCTTTTCACGCACGATGGTCATTTCTTTTTTCTGCAACCCCTTCTTCACTGCCGCGACACCCTTCCGCCATAAGAAATCCCGTAAACAAAGGGAACGGTCTTTGAATACAATGCACTTTCTGTTGCTCTTTCATTCGATCCTGCActgtttcaatttatttttttgtgTCCCATCCATTCTTCTACCACTAGACTTGTTGATctatatggaaaataaaaatcgtgcaaGTTTGCCTG includes:
- the LOC143216201 gene encoding neuronal acetylcholine receptor subunit alpha-7 isoform X1 — encoded protein: MRNSPVENPVITEWDIRREDRFFRGCFSRAAQFRPSIECFQAIKVAIFFLLARNERSPRWKADFHGCRTREKRFSCRDAVFGPRHLSGHVKNPLQLFPGLGDEHEYRLTKHLLDGYDAGVRPAKNSSQPLAVVFGLSLHHIIDVDEKNQILTTNCWVTQVWTDHHLKWNASEFAGIRVIRVPYNRVWRPDTILYNNADPQYSSAVINTNVIVSHTGEVVWLSHGIFRSSCDIDVEFFPFDEQRCVLKWASWTYDGYQLELDKQSEQGDVSNYQANGEFDLVDFSARRNVEYYSCCPEPYPDITYEIRLRRRPMFYVFNLILPCILINGVALLVFYVPSESGEKVTLGISALLSMTVFLMTIRETLPPTEKTPLISLYYGVSICLVSFASGLAVVTLNLHHRGVRGTRVPAIVRSLVLDKLARVVFLNFQEEKRPVTYPASR
- the LOC143216217 gene encoding calmodulin-like protein 4, translated to MARYFREEDIDEFRECFYLFARNGHIRTLDELTIIMRSLGLSPTIAELNKYLKDKGGKMSFADFLEVMHLQTRAEDLPKEVIQAFQAADKSRNGTIPARQLAHMLLHWGEQLSNKEVEQIFREANVSLNGQVKYEDFVKIACAPVPDYY